A region of the Nocardia asteroides genome:
CTCGTTCTCCACCGCGGCGGCGGTGAATTTCTCCGCCCCGTCCGGGAAATGACCGCAGAAGATCACCAGGTACGCCCAGAGATTTCGTAGGACGTTGGCGGCGGCGTTCGCGGCGAGCGTGCGACGCCAGCGCCGCCCGCTCAGCGCGGGAAACAGCACGTAGTCCTTGGCGACCTGCCGCGCGACCTTCCGGATCAGCGCTCTGGTCTGGGCGGCCTTCTCCGCCGGGTCAGGCGTGCGGTCGCGCTCGGAGTACAAGTCGTGCAGGGCGATGCCCCATTCGAACGTCATCGCCAGGAACAGGTTCTGCAGCGGCTGCAACAGCAATCGCGGCCGCCACCGCTGATCGCGGCTCACCCGCATCACGCCGAAGCCGATGTCGTCGTCGATGCCGATGACATTGGTGTACACGTGATGACGGTAGTTGTGCGAATAGCGCCACTGGGACGACAGACCCGCCATATCCCATTCCCACGTCGTGGAATGTATTTCCGGGTCGTTCATCCAATCCCATTGGCCGTGGCACACGTTGTGGCCGATTTCCATGTTCTCGATGCTCTTCGCCGCCGCCAGCGCCGTCGTCCCCGCTACCCAGCCGGGCTTCGTACGCGTGCAGGCGATCACGAGCCGTGACGTGGCTTCCAATATTCGCTGGAAAGCGATCGTGCGGCGGATGTAGGCGGCGTCCCGTGCGCCGCGTCGATCCGAGATGTCGCGGCGAATCGCGTCGAATTCCCGCGCCATCGCTTCGATATCCGCATCGCTCAAATGCGCGTAGGCCGCGACCTGAGTGATTGCCATTGGTGATTCTCCTCAAGTCTCTTGGGAGCACTTGCCGCGACGAGGAGCCGGCGTCTCCGGAGGATCGAGGTCGGAGTCAGCGGATGAACGCTTGCTTCAGCTTGCGCGCGGCCAGTGCGATGGCGCCGCCGGGCCGTTTGCCGCCGACGTCCGTCCTACGACGGCTGTCTTCGTCTGTCTTGGCCAGCAGCGTCCGTAAAGACGCCCTGCTCGCCTGGACCTGGTGCGCGATCTTGCCCCTGATGGTCATCGAAAAGTTCCCGTCTCCCGGTCGCGCGGGCTCGGCACGGACTCTTCGATCGGCCGACAGCGGATGCATGAACCGGTTGTACCCAGTCTAGAGCTGTCCACAACGTTCGTCTACATCGTAGACGTACGATGAGGACGTCACGGTGTCATCGCCCTCGACCGGGCTGGAGCAGCGTCGCGGTGAGACCCGCGAGCAGGATGTCGAGGCCGCGTTCGAGTTCGGCTTCGCCGTCGTAAGCGGCCAGGACGGGTGCGAGTTCCCGTAGCAGAGGGAACTCCGTCAGGGGTAGGCGGTACAGACCCAACCGCAGCACGTCGTCGGTCTCCTCGGGACGCTCCACGATCTCCTGCAACTCGTTGAGCACGTGCCCGTAGAGGAAACCGAACACCGCGCGGTAGACGTGCAGCGCGTCGGCCCCCGAGAACCCGGCGCGAGTGAGCAACCGGAGGACGTCTTCCAGGGGGCGGATCACCGCGTAGGGGCGCAGCCCCAACGGGGTGGCCAAGGGCCGGGTCACCAGGAGGGGGACCACTTGTGGATGCGCCAGCGCCAGCCGCCGGAAGTCCCGGGCGACGGCCCGCAACTGCCCCGCCCAGTCCGGGTCGGCGGCATCGACCGACAGCTGCGCCATCACAACTTCGGCCACCCCGTCGAGCACGGCCGCCTTGTTGGGCACATGCCGATAGATCACCATCGGATCCCGCCCTACCGCCTCGGCCAAGCGCCGCATCGACAGCCCGTCGACACCGTCACGATCGATGATCCCGAGCGCGGCGGTCAGCACGACAGCCCTGGTGATCGGGCCATTGCCTCGGCCGTTGGCCGCCTGCCCGGGACGACGACTCCCCGAGGGAGAACTCGCGCGATCGATCGGATCGGCCATATCGATGCCTCCAACACGGTAGGAATTCACATGCTGTTATTAGTGTAGACCTACAACGTTGACATCCCGGCGTGATAGGCGTCTACTGGAGGTACACGGCAACCACGTCCGGCTACTTCGCCGATCCGCCGAATCAGCGGTCCACAGCTGATGGCCTCCGCACGCACGGCCGTCATCGGTTCGCTACCCATGCAATCGACGCGAGGCCCGCCGCCCGTCCGCCGACGAGGCCGCCGAACTGTCGTCCGCGTCGCCCCGGCCGCCACCCGTGCCACCGCACCGTCATCGACCAACGGCGCGGCGCTCCCGCGAGAGGACCCGACATGCGCTTCCACAGAAACAGCGCCACCAGCACGACATCCGCACCCCTGCGCCCGCCCTACGCCCGGCACAGCGTTCCGCCCGACTACACACCCCGCCTGAGGTTGAAGCCGAAAGCCGAACGCGGGGACTATATCGACGGCGCATGGTGGCCCCGCTCCACTGAACTCACCACCGAACTGCCCGATCTCCTCGCCGTCCTGACAGTGCGGCTCGGCCCCGTGTGGCGAGTCGTCTACGACCCCACAGGCTGGTCGGACGCACCCCGGCAGACCACCGTCCACGGTGGAAACACCGTCCGGCTCGACTCCTATCCCTTCGAGATGTGGAACACGATGTACGTCTTCGGCCGCGACAACGACCTCATCGTGCTCCGCGTCATCCCTTCCGCCACCGACGACGACGTCGCCCACACGGCCCTGATGGCCGCCGTCGCGCCCGGATCCGCAACCCGCACCAACGGGTGACCAAAGGACACACCATGCCCCGAATCAGAATCCGACGCCCGATCACCAACCACTTCGACATGGCCGCCGCGACCGGGCCACCCGACCCGCAGCCAACCGGCGGTCAACCCTTCCGAACCCCCACCCGCACTCCCCGCCTGCTGCTGCGCGAATCCGAAACCGGGACCGGTCCCGAGCAGGTCGACGGCGCCTGGTGGCCATGGACGAACAACCTCACCGCCGAACTCCACGACCTGATCAGCGTCCTCACCCCACGCCTGGGCCCCACCGCGCGCGTCAGCTTCGACTGGAACGCCATCAGTCTCACCCAACGCAGCATCGACCGCCGCGACGGCGTCGAAGTACACGGACCCGAGGCCGGCCAACCGCACGGCGTCATGCGCTTGATCGGTACCAACGGCACTCAGGTGACACTGCACGTCATCCCCGCCGACACACCACCCGCGCGAGCGGAGCGCGAACTGCGGCAGGCCGTAGGAAAATCCTGAGCGACTGCGCGTGACGGCGATCCTCCGGTGAGCGCTGACCCCGTGCCCTATGTCGGTAATGCCGACAGGGCAATGGGAATTCCGGCAGGTCAAGATTCCGCGCGAGTTCTGGAAGGTGATCGCGTTCGAAGAGAACGGTGTCCTGAAGGCCCGCGGCTTCCTGTTGAGCCAGAACCTGCACCAGCTCGAAGCGCTCGAACTCGATCAGTTCCGCGTCTCCCAGGTCCCGCTGACCGAGATCGAACAGCGCGCCCGCCTCCGGTTCCCGCAAGCTCTGCGCGACGCGGATTTGCAGTTGGCGCCGGAGGAGGTGGCCGCCCCCTTGATCTCGACCGCGGACATCCGGTGGGGAGGCCGGTGGAGTTCGATACGTGATCGCTATATCGCGCGGGTCTGCGGAGGTGCGGTGAAGCCCTCGGCGAATTCGACGAAGTTCTGCACGACGGTTTCGCTCTCTCGTCGGACGGTGCGTTTGAGCAGGATGCCGGGCACCAACAGCGACGAGTGCACCTCCGTGTGATACCAGACCTGCGTTCGGGCTCCGTCCTCGGACACTTCGAACCAACCACCGCCGCCGAGCCCGACACAGCTGTCCACAACCTGCCACGACACCCGGTCATCGGTCCAGTCGTATTCCAGCACTTGCAGATCCGACCTTCCGAGGAAAGTATCCGCGGTCACGTAAACGCGCTGCGGCCTGCCGGATTCGCCGCGAGTGGCCACGCGCGCATCCGAATACACCGACCATTCGGGAAGCATTTCGATGGCCGCCACCGCATCGAAGACCTGAGCGGGACCGATGTCCACGGCGAAACGAATATCGGTTTTAACGCGCATAACTCCTCCACCCCCCGGATCAACGCGGCCGATTCTGCCCGCAACTCTTCGCATCCGTCAACATGCGTCAACCGCCCGCCCGGATCGCAGTCACGGGAATCCAGCTGCCAAATGCCGAATACAGGTAGCTGGCTACCCGTAAGCTATTTTCTGTGCGGTAGCAGTGTTTCCATGGATTCCCAGAATGCGGAGATCCGTCGGATCCCCGCCTCTGCGAATTCGCGGTATCACGAGGGCATGTCACGTGGATCTGCTTCGCCGCTTCCCGGAGCGAGCCACAAAACCGGCCCTGAAGGCGTGCTCGGCCGACGGTTACCCCGCCGTTTCCGCCCAGGTGACCGGCAGTTCGTGGACGCCGTAGATGTTCATGTCGGTCCTGAGTCTCACCTCACCGGCGGGGATGGCGAGCCGCAGGCTCGGGAAGCGACGCAGCAATCCGGCGAAACCCGCGCGCATCTCGATGCGGCCCAGTTGCTGGCCCAGGCATTGGTGGACGCCGTGACCGAAGGACAGGTGACCGCGAGCCTTGCGGTGGATGTCCAGCGTGTCGGGGTTGTCGAAGCGCTGGGGGTCGTGGTTGGCGGCCAGCAACGAGACGACGACGGTCGAGCCCTTGCCGATGGTTTCACCGTCGAGTTCGATGTCCTCCGTGGCGTAGCGATAGAAGATGTCGGCAACGGACAGGTAGCGCATTAGCTCCTCGACGGCATCGGGGACGAGGTCCGGGTCGGCGCGCAGTTCCGCGAGCTGCTCGGGGTGCTCCAGGAGTGCGAAGGTGCCGAGCGCCAACATGTTGGCGGTGGTCTCGTGGCCCGCGAGCAGAAGCAGGAAGGCGATGCCGGTCAGCTCCTCGATGCCGAGGTCGTCGTCGCGGGCAAGGTCGGAGAGTATGTCTTCGCCTGGTTCGGCGCGCTTGCGCGTGACAAGTTCGGCCAGGTACGAGGTCATCGCGCCGTACGCGGCCATCTTCTCCTCGAGCGGCTGGTCCTTGACCAAGAACTTGGCGGAGTTGACCTGGAAGGTCGCCCGGTCCGCGTAGGGAACACCGAGCAGTTCGCAGATCACCAGCGAGGGCACCGGCAGCGCGAACTCCTTGACCAGGTCGACCGGCGGGGTCAGGCGCGCCAGCTCGTCCAGTTGCCGCTCGGTGATGTCGATGATCTGCTCTTCGAGCATCTTCATGCGTCTGACGGTGAAGGCGCCGGTGAGCTTGCGCCGCAAGCGGGTGTGGTCCGGCGGATCCATGGCGATGAACAGGCCCGGGATCTGTGGGGACGGCTCGGTGGCGACGGGCATGCCGGGGATCTCGTACGGCACGTGCATGATGCCGATGTCCTGACGGGAGCTGAACCGGGTGTCGGCCATGAGCCGGCGGACCGCGTGGTAGCCGGTGACCAGCCAGCCCTCGTGACCGTCGGGGAAGATCAGGGGGCTGACCGGGCGAGCCTCGCGCAGCCGGGTGATCCGGCTGGGCGGGTCGAAGGGGCCGGCATCGCGTTCCATCGGGAGGCCGTGCGGGACGGGAACCGTGCTGGTCATCGGGTTTCCTTTCGTGGCGGTTGTTGCGCCGCGGATATGGTCTGGTCGCCGGAGACGATCGTGATCGCGCCGGATGGGCACACCTGGACGGCTTCGCGGACGGCCGGCTGCCCCTCGGGCGCGGGTGTGCGGTCCAGGGGCACCACCCGTCCGTCCTCGGTGTCCTGGTCGAACACTTCGGGGGCGGTCAGCACGCACATGCCCGCGCCGATGCAGCGCTCTCGGTCCACCCTGAGCTCCATCGGTCACCCCTCCGCGCAGGTGAGCGGCAGGGAGCGCAGGTGGTAGCCGAGCGCGTCGGTGCACAGCCGGATCTCCTCGGCCGGGGACAGTGCCGGGAGCGGGGTGGCCGACGGAGAAGCCGCAATCGCTGAACTGTTCACAGGGAAGACTGTCGCCGGTGCGGCTGACACCGGCCTGATACCGACCTGACACGTCCACTGACACGGTGTTTGCCCTGGTCATATCGGACCGGAGTGACGGCCGAAGCGCAGCCGTCGGAGCTGTTGTCATCCAGGGGACGGGCGGCCCCGGGCCTGCCGGTCGTCCACGGCAGAATGGCCCGGGTGCAGATCGGGATGCTTGGACCGCTCGAGATCCGGATAGATGACGGCGGATTGATCGAGGTACCGGGTGCTCGATTGCGGGCGCTGTTGATCGCCCTCGCGCTCGAACCCGGTCGCGTAGTCCCGAAAGCGACGCTGGTCGACTGGATCTGGGGTGAGCAGCCGCCCTCCGACGCGGCCAACGCCTTGCAGGCACTGGTCTCTCGGCTGCGCAGGGTGCTGCCGGACGGGTGCCTCGACGGGCAGGCGGGCGGATACAGGCTGGCGGTGCAACCCCGCGCTGTCGACGCCCTGCGGTTCGAGCAGCTGCTCGAACAGGCCCGCGGCCGTGACGACGCCCAACAGGCCCATTTACTGCGCGAAGCCCTCGATTTGTGGCGCGGTGCGCCGATGCAGGACGTCGGTACGCAGGACAGCGCGGCTTTCGACGCGGCGGTCACCCGGCTCGAGGGGCTGCGCCTGGCCGCCATGGAGGATCGATACGAATCGGAGATCCGACTCGGCCGGGGTGCGGGGCTGGTCCCCGAGCTGACCGAACTGGTGGCCCGGCATCCGGTGCGGGAACGGCTCGTCGCCGCGCTGATGCGTGCGCTCGGCGCCGCGGGTCGTAGCGCCGAGGCACTGATCGCATACCAGCACGCTCGGGAGGCACTCGCCGACACGCTGGGCGTGGATCCCTCACCGGAGCTCTCCGCACTGCACGTCGCGCTGCTGCGCGGCGAAGTGGAAGCGGAGGGAAACGACCGCAAGACGAACCTGCGGGCCGAGTTGACCAGATTCGTCGGCAAACACGGCGACATCGCCGCCGTACGCGAACTCATCTCCGATCACCGGCTCACCACGTTGACCGGACCCGGTGGCTCAGGGAAGACCAGGCTGGCTCTGGAAACCGCGCGGACCCTGCTCGACGACCTACCGGACGGGCCATGGCTGGTGGAGCTGGCGTCGGTCGGCGCGAGCGGTGACGTGTCTCAATCGGTGCTCGCCGCGCTGGGGCTCCGGGACGCGCTGCTCGGCGGCGCACCGAACGCGGAACCGATGGACCGGCTCGTCGCGGCGATCCGCGACCGCGAAACGCTGCTGGTCCTGGACAACTGCGAGCACGTGATCGAGTCCGCGGCGGCGTTCGCCCACCGGCTGCTCGGGGAATGTCAGCGGCTGCGGATCCTCGCGACGAGCAGGGAGCCGCTCGGCATCACGGGTGAGGCGCTGTGGCAGGTCGAGCCGCTGGCTTTGCCCACAGAGAACGCGGACGCCGAGGCGATCGAGTCGTCCCCGGCCGTGCAGCTGCTGCTGGACCGGGCCGGCGCGGTGCGCAAGGATCTCGCCGCCGATCCCCGCACACTGCCGACCATGGCGCGCGTCTGCCGAGCGCTCGACGGTATACCGCTGGCGATCGAACTGGCCGCGGCCAGGCTGCGCACCATGTCCCTCGATCAGCTCGCCAACCGCCTCGATGATCGGTTCCGCCTGCTGACCGGCGGCAGCCGTACCGCGCTGCCGCAGCACAGGACGTTGCGAGCGGTGGTCGACTGGAGCTGGGAGCTGCTCACCGACGCCGAACGGATGGTCCTGCGCAGGCTCGCGGTGTTCTCCGGGGGCGCGAGCCTGGAGGCGGCCGAGCAGGTTTGCGCAGGGGACGGGACCGAAGGGCAGGGGGAAGAGAAGGACGTGGCGGTCGAGCGGTGGGAGGTACTCGAGCTGCTGACCGCGCTGACCGAGAAATCGCTGCTGCTCACCGTGGAGGACAGCGGACCGCGCTATCGGATGCTCGACACGATCAAGCAGTACGCCCTGGACCGGCTCGTGGAGGCGGGAGAATCGGATCCGGCGCGCCGGGCGCATCTGGCGTACTTCACCGGGCTCGCCGACACCGCCGAGCCGCGTCTGCGCCGCGCCGAGCAATTGGAATGGCTGGCCATGCTCGAACTCGAGCACGACAACATCGCTGTCGCGATGCGTGGCGCGCTCGCGGCCGGTGACGCGGCCGGGGCGATGCGTCTGGCGGCCGCGGCGGGCTGGTACTGGTGGCTCAGCGGGCACAAGGCCGAGGGCATGGAGTTGATCACCGCGGCCGCCGACCTGCCCGGGGAGGTGGACGACGAGACCCGGGCCAGGGTGTACGGGCTGGTCGTGCATTTCATGAACTCCGGGCCGAATGACGAGGCGCAGGTGGCGGAATGGATTCACAAGGCATACCGGTTCAGCAGGCGCAGTCAGGCCCGCTACCCGCTGCTGGGGTTCGTCGGCGCACTGGAACGCATGATGGAGGGGCCGGACGCGAAACTTTCCGCGTTCGAACCGCTGCTCACCGATGACGATCCCTGGGTGCGTGCGCTGGCGCGGCTCCAGCTGGGCAAGATGCGGATCGTGCTCGGCCTCGAAGGGCGGGACGCGGACGAGTATCTCGAGACGGCGCTCGCCGAGTTCCGAGCCGTCGGCGAGCGTTGGGGAATCTCGTTCGCGCTGACCGAGCTGGCGATCCGGATCGCCACGCGCGGCGACTTCGCCGGTGCGTGCGAACACCTCGACCAGGCGATCGCGGTGGTCACCGAGGTCGGCGCGATCGAGGACGTCTTCCTGATGCGAGCGCGGCAGGCTCGGCTGTACTGGCTGCTCGGTGACGCGGAGGCGAGCACGGCCGCCATGGCCGAGGCGCAGCGGTACGCCGATCGGTCCGCTTGGCCGAATGCACTGGCCGAGCTCGCCCTCGCGAAGGCGGAGCTGGCCCGCTGGAGCGGCGACACCGAGCAGGCGCACCGGCAGATAGACGTGGCGACAACAATGCTGAGCAGCGATGCGGAGTCGGTGTACATCAGCGCGGTGACACACGACCTGCTCGGCTACCTCGCGGACGGTCTGGATGAAGCCCGAGAACAACACGCCGCGGCCTTCCAGGCGGCATGCGCCGCGGGATACGCGCCCCTCATCGCCCAAATTCTCGTAGGTATCGCGGACTTGGCGCTACGTGAAGACCAAGACGAGCAGGCCGTGCGGCTGCTCGCGGCTAGTGCCGGAGTACGCGGGCTGCCCGATCGTTCCCACCCGGATGCGGCCCGGATCGAGCAGGCAGCGCGACGCCGCCTCGGCGCGGAGCGCTTCACTGAGGCGACGAAGGAAGGCACGCAAGCGAGCTGGCGTGAATTGGCCGCGACTACGCTCGCTTGCTGAACGTGGCACGCGACCACGGGTGTTCGCTGCCATTCCGACCCAACCGTCAGCCAGGAGGCCGCGAAGGACGACGCCGGATCACGCATCTGCCACCGAGGCGTCGTGTTCACCTACCTTACGAACCCGGGTGGTCGCCGCGGTGACGAGTTCGCCCTCGCGGTTTTCGGTACGCAGTTGGGCCACGGGCATCCCGTCGCGGTCGACTAGTGCCGAGTGGGGTTCGTCGCCGGTGAAGGCGTGGCGTTCTCCCCATTGGCGCAGCGCGACGACGATGGTGAACAGGTCCTGCCCGGCTTCGGTGAGTTCGTAGACGTGCCGCTTGCCGCCGGGGGTGGCGCTCGTGGTCAGGATGCCGTGGTCGACCAGCCTGCGCAGGCGGTCGGTGAGGATGTTGCGGGCGATCCCGAGCCGCCGCTGGAAGTCGGTGAAGGTCGCCGCGCCGTCCATGGCGTCGCGCACGATCAGCAGGCTCCACCGGTCGCCCACCAGGTCGACAGTTCGCGCGACAGGGCAGCTGGGATCGGTCCACTCGCGGCCGGCACCGAGCGTCGTGGTCATGAGCTCCTCCCAATCGGTTGCAATTCGAAACTATTATTGCCTATCCTCCAAATGGTTGCATTTTGCTACTGAATTGGAGAGTGTGGTGGCGACAGGAATCTCGGGGGCGCAGCGATTCGTCCTGGCGTTGGTGTGCGCCGTGGCCGTGTCGACGATCTATGCGATCCAGCCGGTAGTGGAGACAGCCGGCGCCGACCTGGGATTGGCGCGCGAGTCGCTGGGCGGGCTGGTCGCCGCCGGGCAGATCGGCTACTTCGCCGGTCTGATCCTGCTGGTCCCGCTCGGGGACGTGCTGGATCGCCGTCGGCTCATCACGGTATATCTGATGCTCACCGCCGCGGGGGCCGCGATCGCGGTTGCCGCCCCGAACGGCGCCGTCGCGGTGACGGGACTGGCGATCGCGGGGTTGTTCGCGGTCGTGGTCCAGGTGACCGTCGCCCATGTCGCCGTCGTCTCCGCGCCGAGCGAGCGAGGCCGCAATATCGGCGCGGTCACCTCCGGCGTGGTGATCGGCATCCTCGGCGTGCGCATCCTCGCGGGCGCCCTGGGCGATACGGTCGGCTGGCGTGCGGTGTACGCGCTACTGGCCGCGCTCTGCGTGACCGTGGCCCTCACCGTCCGCGCGACACTCGACTCGGACCGCAGAACTCCCGGCGCACGGTACGCGCGGGTGCTGGCGTCAATGGGCCGGCTCGCGCGCACGGATCGCCTGTTCCTGAGCCGAGGCCTGATCACCTTCTTCCTTTTCGCGTCCTTCGGAACCCTCTGGAGTGGACTCGCCCTCCCCCTCGGCGCCGAGCCCTGGAACTTCGGCACCACACAGATCGGCCTGTTCGGATTGGCGGGCCTGGCCGGAGCACTCGGCGCCGCCCGCGCGGGCCGATGGGCCGACTCCGGTCACGCACAGGCCATCACCGGTTCCGCACTGGCGTTGCTCACCGCCTCCTGGCTGTTCGTCGCCTGGACCGAAGCGACCCTGTGGCTGCTGGTCATCGGCATCCTTCTGCTCGACTTCGCCGTCCAGGCAGTGCATGTCAGCAGCCAACACCTGCTGACCACGGCGCACCCGCACCGCGCAGGCAGCGTCACAGGCGCCTACATGGCCTTCTACTCCCTCGGATCCGCCCTCGGCGCGATCACGACCACCTGGGCATACGCCGCCTGGGGATGGTCGGCTACGTGCTGGGTGGGCGCGGCCTACTCCCTCTCCGCACTGGTTGTATGGGGGCTCGCGCAGGCCACCGGCAGCACCCGACACAGTGCTGCGAGTTCGCCCCGCCCTCGATCGAAGGTCGAGACATGAAATCTCCCCACACCCTCCCCTGTATCGAAAATATGTTCGACTCGAGGTAGCGTGCCGGAGCATGCCGGATCTCGAACCCATCCTCTTCGCTCAGATGCAGATCAACGCCGTGCGCAGGCAACTGCTCGACGCCGCCGCGTTCGGAAAGCATTTGCGCCCCGAACAACTGGAGAGCATGGCAGGAAAGTTGGCCGAAGGGTTGCGCGCCTACACGGAAGCCATACCACCCGCCGCCCCGCCCACCCACGGCCGCGCGTGCCTCGACTATCGTGGCCGCCTCCGCTGAGGTGCGCGTCGTCAGTGGTGGTGACTCGAGTCGGCTGTGTGCGCACCGCTGAACGGGGTGGTGAAACCGTCGTAGCGTAGACGCAGCATCATTCCTTGGTGC
Encoded here:
- a CDS encoding TetR/AcrR family transcriptional regulator C-terminal domain-containing protein produces the protein MADPIDRASSPSGSRRPGQAANGRGNGPITRAVVLTAALGIIDRDGVDGLSMRRLAEAVGRDPMVIYRHVPNKAAVLDGVAEVVMAQLSVDAADPDWAGQLRAVARDFRRLALAHPQVVPLLVTRPLATPLGLRPYAVIRPLEDVLRLLTRAGFSGADALHVYRAVFGFLYGHVLNELQEIVERPEETDDVLRLGLYRLPLTEFPLLRELAPVLAAYDGEAELERGLDILLAGLTATLLQPGRGR
- a CDS encoding DUF5994 family protein → MRFHRNSATSTTSAPLRPPYARHSVPPDYTPRLRLKPKAERGDYIDGAWWPRSTELTTELPDLLAVLTVRLGPVWRVVYDPTGWSDAPRQTTVHGGNTVRLDSYPFEMWNTMYVFGRDNDLIVLRVIPSATDDDVAHTALMAAVAPGSATRTNG
- a CDS encoding DUF5994 family protein; the encoded protein is MAAATGPPDPQPTGGQPFRTPTRTPRLLLRESETGTGPEQVDGAWWPWTNNLTAELHDLISVLTPRLGPTARVSFDWNAISLTQRSIDRRDGVEVHGPEAGQPHGVMRLIGTNGTQVTLHVIPADTPPARAERELRQAVGKS
- a CDS encoding SRPBCC family protein; the protein is MRVKTDIRFAVDIGPAQVFDAVAAIEMLPEWSVYSDARVATRGESGRPQRVYVTADTFLGRSDLQVLEYDWTDDRVSWQVVDSCVGLGGGGWFEVSEDGARTQVWYHTEVHSSLLVPGILLKRTVRRESETVVQNFVEFAEGFTAPPQTRAI
- a CDS encoding cytochrome P450, with the translated sequence MTSTVPVPHGLPMERDAGPFDPPSRITRLREARPVSPLIFPDGHEGWLVTGYHAVRRLMADTRFSSRQDIGIMHVPYEIPGMPVATEPSPQIPGLFIAMDPPDHTRLRRKLTGAFTVRRMKMLEEQIIDITERQLDELARLTPPVDLVKEFALPVPSLVICELLGVPYADRATFQVNSAKFLVKDQPLEEKMAAYGAMTSYLAELVTRKRAEPGEDILSDLARDDDLGIEELTGIAFLLLLAGHETTANMLALGTFALLEHPEQLAELRADPDLVPDAVEELMRYLSVADIFYRYATEDIELDGETIGKGSTVVVSLLAANHDPQRFDNPDTLDIHRKARGHLSFGHGVHQCLGQQLGRIEMRAGFAGLLRRFPSLRLAIPAGEVRLRTDMNIYGVHELPVTWAETAG
- a CDS encoding ferredoxin; translation: MELRVDRERCIGAGMCVLTAPEVFDQDTEDGRVVPLDRTPAPEGQPAVREAVQVCPSGAITIVSGDQTISAAQQPPRKETR
- a CDS encoding winged helix-turn-helix domain-containing protein; the encoded protein is MARVQIGMLGPLEIRIDDGGLIEVPGARLRALLIALALEPGRVVPKATLVDWIWGEQPPSDAANALQALVSRLRRVLPDGCLDGQAGGYRLAVQPRAVDALRFEQLLEQARGRDDAQQAHLLREALDLWRGAPMQDVGTQDSAAFDAAVTRLEGLRLAAMEDRYESEIRLGRGAGLVPELTELVARHPVRERLVAALMRALGAAGRSAEALIAYQHAREALADTLGVDPSPELSALHVALLRGEVEAEGNDRKTNLRAELTRFVGKHGDIAAVRELISDHRLTTLTGPGGSGKTRLALETARTLLDDLPDGPWLVELASVGASGDVSQSVLAALGLRDALLGGAPNAEPMDRLVAAIRDRETLLVLDNCEHVIESAAAFAHRLLGECQRLRILATSREPLGITGEALWQVEPLALPTENADAEAIESSPAVQLLLDRAGAVRKDLAADPRTLPTMARVCRALDGIPLAIELAAARLRTMSLDQLANRLDDRFRLLTGGSRTALPQHRTLRAVVDWSWELLTDAERMVLRRLAVFSGGASLEAAEQVCAGDGTEGQGEEKDVAVERWEVLELLTALTEKSLLLTVEDSGPRYRMLDTIKQYALDRLVEAGESDPARRAHLAYFTGLADTAEPRLRRAEQLEWLAMLELEHDNIAVAMRGALAAGDAAGAMRLAAAAGWYWWLSGHKAEGMELITAAADLPGEVDDETRARVYGLVVHFMNSGPNDEAQVAEWIHKAYRFSRRSQARYPLLGFVGALERMMEGPDAKLSAFEPLLTDDDPWVRALARLQLGKMRIVLGLEGRDADEYLETALAEFRAVGERWGISFALTELAIRIATRGDFAGACEHLDQAIAVVTEVGAIEDVFLMRARQARLYWLLGDAEASTAAMAEAQRYADRSAWPNALAELALAKAELARWSGDTEQAHRQIDVATTMLSSDAESVYISAVTHDLLGYLADGLDEAREQHAAAFQAACAAGYAPLIAQILVGIADLALREDQDEQAVRLLAASAGVRGLPDRSHPDAARIEQAARRRLGAERFTEATKEGTQASWRELAATTLAC
- a CDS encoding helix-turn-helix transcriptional regulator, with product MTTTLGAGREWTDPSCPVARTVDLVGDRWSLLIVRDAMDGAATFTDFQRRLGIARNILTDRLRRLVDHGILTTSATPGGKRHVYELTEAGQDLFTIVVALRQWGERHAFTGDEPHSALVDRDGMPVAQLRTENREGELVTAATTRVRKVGEHDASVADA
- a CDS encoding MFS transporter; its protein translation is MSSSQSVAIRNYYCLSSKWLHFATELESVVATGISGAQRFVLALVCAVAVSTIYAIQPVVETAGADLGLARESLGGLVAAGQIGYFAGLILLVPLGDVLDRRRLITVYLMLTAAGAAIAVAAPNGAVAVTGLAIAGLFAVVVQVTVAHVAVVSAPSERGRNIGAVTSGVVIGILGVRILAGALGDTVGWRAVYALLAALCVTVALTVRATLDSDRRTPGARYARVLASMGRLARTDRLFLSRGLITFFLFASFGTLWSGLALPLGAEPWNFGTTQIGLFGLAGLAGALGAARAGRWADSGHAQAITGSALALLTASWLFVAWTEATLWLLVIGILLLDFAVQAVHVSSQHLLTTAHPHRAGSVTGAYMAFYSLGSALGAITTTWAYAAWGWSATCWVGAAYSLSALVVWGLAQATGSTRHSAASSPRPRSKVET
- a CDS encoding DUF6374 family protein; amino-acid sequence: MPDLEPILFAQMQINAVRRQLLDAAAFGKHLRPEQLESMAGKLAEGLRAYTEAIPPAAPPTHGRACLDYRGRLR